One stretch of Pyxidicoccus trucidator DNA includes these proteins:
- a CDS encoding glycoside hydrolase family 6 protein, giving the protein MSLHRTESPLSLRLLASSALTLTTALFAACGTAPTPSVDGPEGVTASSLTELVVNGTFSSTTTAPWWSGPNTASRVDTGRLRVDVAGGTVNPWDALIGQDGITLVNGQAYTLAFTASATASTAVRATVQLGSAPYTAPLDQHITLDGTPRRFSFPFTSSLSTSGGQVTFQLGGRASAVTVFLDDISLSTGSSTGSGPLGMTSGFYVDPNSNPAAWVRANSGDSRAARIQSAIASRPGARWFGNWSGDIASAVSSFVAAADAADKLPVLVAYNIPGRDCGSHSGGGAGSPEAYRTWITAFASGLGSRPAIVIIEPDAVAQLDCLPSDTERQTRLGLLRYATERLRDLAPNTWAYLDGGNARWIAADTMAQRLESAGVRNVRGFALNVSNFYTTAESASYGSAVNTALNNRYGYTRAFVVDTSRNGNGSNGEWCNPGGRKLGTPSQVGGGAELLLWVKVPGDSDGQCGIAPGTPAGQFSPDLAIRLIDGT; this is encoded by the coding sequence GTGTCCCTGCATCGAACTGAAAGCCCGCTGTCCCTCCGCCTCCTCGCCTCGTCCGCACTGACGCTCACCACGGCCCTATTCGCCGCGTGTGGCACGGCGCCAACTCCGTCCGTGGATGGGCCCGAAGGCGTCACGGCCTCATCGCTGACGGAGCTCGTCGTCAACGGGACGTTCAGCAGCACCACGACGGCGCCCTGGTGGAGCGGGCCCAACACCGCCTCGCGCGTGGACACGGGCAGGCTGCGCGTCGACGTGGCGGGCGGCACCGTCAATCCGTGGGACGCCCTCATCGGCCAGGACGGAATCACCCTGGTGAACGGACAGGCGTACACCCTGGCCTTTACCGCCTCGGCCACGGCGAGCACCGCGGTGCGCGCGACGGTGCAGCTCGGGAGCGCGCCGTACACCGCGCCGCTGGACCAGCACATCACCCTGGACGGCACGCCCCGGCGCTTCTCGTTCCCCTTCACCTCGTCCCTGTCCACCTCGGGTGGGCAGGTGACCTTCCAGCTCGGCGGCCGGGCCAGCGCCGTCACGGTGTTCCTCGACGACATCTCGCTCAGCACGGGGAGCAGCACCGGCTCCGGACCGCTGGGGATGACGAGCGGCTTCTACGTCGACCCGAACTCCAATCCCGCCGCCTGGGTGCGCGCCAACAGCGGTGACTCGCGCGCTGCGCGCATCCAGTCGGCCATCGCCAGCAGGCCAGGGGCTCGCTGGTTCGGCAACTGGAGCGGGGACATCGCCTCGGCCGTCTCCAGCTTCGTCGCCGCGGCGGACGCGGCTGACAAGCTGCCGGTGCTCGTGGCCTACAACATCCCCGGTCGCGACTGTGGCAGCCACTCCGGTGGTGGCGCGGGCAGCCCCGAGGCCTACCGCACGTGGATAACCGCCTTCGCGTCGGGCCTGGGCAGCCGCCCCGCCATCGTCATCATCGAGCCGGACGCCGTCGCGCAGCTGGACTGCCTGCCGAGCGACACCGAGCGTCAGACGCGACTGGGCCTGCTGCGCTACGCCACGGAGCGGCTGCGAGACCTCGCGCCGAACACGTGGGCCTACCTCGACGGCGGCAACGCCCGGTGGATTGCCGCCGACACCATGGCGCAGCGACTGGAGTCCGCGGGCGTGCGCAACGTGCGGGGCTTCGCCCTCAACGTGTCGAACTTCTACACCACCGCCGAGTCCGCCTCGTACGGCTCGGCCGTCAACACCGCGCTGAACAACCGGTACGGCTACACCCGCGCCTTCGTGGTGGACACCAGCCGCAACGGCAATGGCTCCAACGGGGAGTGGTGCAACCCTGGCGGCCGCAAGCTCGGCACACCGTCGCAGGTGGGCGGCGGCGCGGAGCTGCTGCTGTGGGTGAAGGTGCCGGGGGACTCGGATGGCCAGTGCGGCATCGCCCCGGGCACGCCGGCGGGACAGTTCAGCCCCGACCTGGCCATCCGCCTCATCGACGGCACCTGA